In a single window of the Roseiconus lacunae genome:
- a CDS encoding Flp family type IVb pilin: protein MKKFANSVVEFLKEEDGPTAVEYAVMLALIVVVCLAAVGTIGTESNKKFEEVGAAIAAN from the coding sequence ATGAAAAAGTTCGCCAATAGCGTTGTTGAGTTTCTGAAAGAAGAAGATGGCCCCACCGCAGTTGAATACGCTGTGATGTTGGCTTTGATCGTCGTTGTCTGCTTGGCCGCAGTCGGAACGATCGGTACCGAGTCGAACAAAAAGTTCGAAGAAGTCGGTGCTGCCATCGCTGCTAACTAA
- a CDS encoding Flp family type IVb pilin, which translates to MKKFAHSIVEFLKEEDGPTAVEYAVMLALIVVVCLAAVGTIGTESNKKFEEVGAAIAAN; encoded by the coding sequence ATGAAGAAGTTCGCACATAGCATCGTTGAGTTCTTGAAGGAAGAAGATGGCCCGACCGCAGTTGAATACGCTGTGATGTTGGCCTTGATCGTCGTCGTCTGCTTGGCCGCAGTCGGAACGATCGGTACCGAATCGAACAAGAAGTTCGAAGAAGTCGGAGCGGCCATCGCTGCTAACTGA
- a CDS encoding SGNH/GDSL hydrolase family protein, producing the protein MSLLRMTSVACLVVAVSFTAAAQRPQNPAFTDPDADPNLPNVLLIGDSISIGYHVDARKALAGKANVYRPKTNCGPTTRGLENIEQWLGDRKWDVVHANWGLHDLKYMGPNNENLAAPDSEGAHQQVPITEYEANIEKLFRRIKQQAKVVIWRETTPVPEGAGGRVAGDSKKYNAAAAKAIAKVGGIETDPMFRYAESVADLQRPKNVHYTAEGSKKLGQHVAEIVEKAIASQSTAPAKQ; encoded by the coding sequence ATGTCCCTCCTGCGAATGACTTCCGTCGCCTGCCTCGTCGTGGCCGTCAGCTTCACTGCGGCCGCACAACGCCCTCAGAACCCCGCATTTACGGATCCCGATGCCGATCCCAACCTGCCGAACGTACTGCTGATCGGTGACTCTATTTCGATCGGTTATCACGTTGATGCTCGGAAGGCGCTTGCCGGAAAGGCCAACGTTTACCGCCCCAAAACGAACTGCGGTCCGACGACGCGAGGTCTCGAGAATATTGAACAGTGGTTGGGCGATCGGAAGTGGGACGTCGTGCACGCCAATTGGGGACTGCACGATTTGAAATATATGGGGCCGAACAACGAAAACTTGGCCGCTCCCGATTCCGAAGGGGCGCATCAGCAAGTACCGATCACCGAATACGAAGCCAACATCGAGAAACTGTTCCGACGAATCAAGCAACAAGCGAAAGTTGTCATTTGGCGCGAGACGACCCCGGTTCCTGAAGGTGCCGGCGGACGGGTTGCCGGCGATTCCAAGAAATACAATGCCGCCGCCGCGAAAGCGATTGCCAAAGTCGGTGGTATTGAAACGGACCCAATGTTTCGGTACGCCGAATCGGTCGCGGATCTTCAACGCCCCAAGAACGTTCACTACACTGCCGAAGGTTCAAAGAAACTTGGCCAGCATGTCGCAGAGATTGTCGAAAAAGCAATTGCCAGCCAATCGACCGCCCCAGCGAAGCAATAG